The DNA segment GGCGAGGCAGTCGGGGACGTATCGCCTCCCGGTTCGTTCCAGGCCGCCGCCCGGGGGCGTCAGGGCACGCCGCCGCTTAACGAGCGCAATGAGCGGCTCTGGCTGCGGGTGACGCAGGTCGCGATCATCGCGGTAGCGGTCATACTCATCGCCGCCGCGCTTGTGGTGGCGCGCGCCGTGCTCGTGCCGATCGTCGCGGCCATCATCATGGGCAGCGTGATAGGCCCGGCGATCGAGGCCATGTCGCGACGGGGACTGCCGAGCTGGCTCGGCTCGATCCTGATCGTCGCCCTGATGGTGGCTGCCGTGTATGGCGCGGCGGTCGCGCTCACCACGCCCTTGGGTGACTGGATCTCGCGGGCTCCCGAAATCAGCGCGATTCTTGAGGAACGCTTTGCCGCGTTCAAACCGGCGCTTCACAGCCTGTTCTCGTTCGTCGAATCGATCGAATCCATGGGGCGGGTGGCCGCGCCTCCCATGGAGGTGGCCATTGCCGATTCCCGGATGCTCGAAAGCGTGCTGGGGCTGATCACGCCGGCAATAGGGGAGTTCATCCTCTTCGTCGGGTCGCTGCTGTTCTTTCTGGCGGGACGCATCCAGATCAAGCGGCGCGTGGTCCAGGCGATGACCCCGCGCGCCACGCGCCTGACGGCGCTGCGGGTGTTTCGCGAGATCGAGGAGCGTCTCGGCGCCTATCTGGTGACAGCGACACTGATCAATTTCGGTCTCGGCGTCGCTACAGCCATCATGGCCTATGCCCTCGGGCTTCCCAACGCACTGATGTGGGGCGCGATTGCCGGTGTGCTGAATTACATCCCCTATCTGGGACCAGCGGCGATGACGGCTCTGCTGGCGGTAGCCGGCATCGTCACTTTCCCCAGCCTTTTTCAAGGGTTGCTTCCGGCGGCGGCATTTCTGGCGCTCACCGGTATCGAGGGCCAGTTTCTGACGCCGATGATCGTCGGCCGCCGGGTGGCGCTCAATCCCTTTGCCGTGTTCCTTTCCATGGCGTTGTGGACGTGGCTCTGGGGGCCTGTTGGAACCTTCCTGTCGGTGCCGCTGCTGATCGCCGCCATGGCCCTTATGGACGGCATCCTGACCAAGCGCCGCCCACATCTTCCGGGATGAAGCTGTGGGCTTACTGATGGACGCGCTTGACACCTGTCAGGGGCGGCCTTAAGACCCGCCGCACTCGACGACGAGGTCACCGCTGACCAGTCGTTCGGGGGTGTAGCTCAGTTGGTTAGAGCGCCGGCCTGTCACGCCGGAGGTCGCGGGTTCGAGCCCCGTCACTCCCGCCAGTCCCTGATCGGGACATCTGACAAATATCCTTCCCATTCATCACGGCCCGAACAGTTGCGCTGAGCGCGTACTGGAGCGTTGGCATTGTCCTCGGCCGGCTGCATGTGGGCCTGACCGGCGCGGCCGCTCGATTTCAGGGCAGGGGGCTGCTTCTGCTAGGACCGCGCGTGGCGCGGCTATGCGCGAATGCGAGCGGAAGCCGTCTCGGCTTACCTAAGATCCTGCCCATGGGGCAGCCGACGCGGGCTGTTTGCCGCGATCTGCGTCGGCGGTGCAAAATGCCGGTCGCCGTCATAATCGCGACGTGACACAATGACATGCCGCAATGCGGTGGGGACCTGACAGGGCTCGATCGCAAGCTGTGAATTCTGTATACCACACGGCGGTGAAGGCCCACGGATGCCCTTGCCTCGCCTAGGGCGGTGCGATAAGCCTGCCTCGTGCTTTGAATAATTCGCGACTAGCGGCGATGCCGTCTGGCGCACCTCACCGGGGAGGAGGAAGGTCGATGAGCAGCCTGCTCCAGGACTATCTGCCCGTCGCTATTTTCATTGGCGTTTCGGCTGTCATTGGTCTCGCGCTTCTCGTCGCGCCGTTTCTGGTTGCGTACAGCAACCCCGATCCGGAAAAGATGTCGGCTTACGAATGCGGCTTCAATGCGTTCGACGACGCGCGCATGAAGTTCGACATCCGGTTCTATCTGGTCTCGATCCTCTTCATCATCTTCGATCTGGAGGTCGCATTCCTGTTCCCCTGGGCCATCACCTTCGGGGAGCTGGGAAATTTCGGCTTCTGGTCGATGATCATCTTCCTCGGCGTGCTGACCGTCGGCTTCGTCTATGAATGGAAGAAGGGAGCGCTGGAATGGGATTGAGCGCGAACAGTCCGGTCGTTGCTCCGGCAGCCAAGGGCATCATCGATCCGTCGACCGGCCGTCCCGTCGGGGCCAATGATCCCTTCTTCGTCGAGGTCAATGCCGAGCTGGCCGACAAGGGCTTTCTCGTCACTGCGACGGATGACCTGATCAACTGGGCCCGTACCGGCTCGCTGATGTGGATGACGTTCGGTCTGGCCTGCTGCGCCGTCGAGATGATGCAGACCTCGATGCCGCGCTACGATGTGGAGCGCTTCGGCTTCGCGCCCCGCGCCAGTCCGCGCCAGTCCGACGTGATGATCGTCGCCGGCACGCTGACCAACAAGATGGCTCCCGCGCTCCGCAAGGTCTACGACCAGATGCCGGAGCCGCGCTATGTCATCTCCATGGGCTCCTGCGCCAATGGCGGCGGCTATTACCACTATTCCTATTCGGTGGTTCGTGGCTGCGATCGCATCGTGCCGGTCGACATCTACATTCCGGGCTGCCCGCCGACCGCGGAAGCCCTGCTGTACGGCGTGCTTCTGCTGCAGAGGAAGATCCGCCGGACCGGCACCATCGAACGCTGATCCTCGTCGTCACGGAAGCCTGACGCGGAAAGACAACGCGAGAACGACATGGACGAGACGCTGAAAGAGCTTGGCGCACATGTGAAGGAAGCGCTGCAGGAGGCGGTCGCGGAGGTGAGCGTCGCCTTTGGCGAGCTGACCGTCGTCGCGTCGGCCGGTGACATCATCAAGGTGCTCACATTCCTGCGCGATGACCCTTCCTGCCGCTTTGTCAGCTTTATCGACATCTGTGGCGTCGATTGGCCCAGCCGCGAGAAGCGTTTCGACGTCGTCTACCATCTGCTGTCGCCGACCCATAACGCCCGCATCCGGGTGAAGATCGAGACCGACGAGACGACGCCCGTGCCTTCCGCGACTTCCGTTTTTGCCGGCGCCTTCTGGTTCGAGCGGGAAGCCTACGACATGTACGGGATCCTGTTTTCCGGCAATCCGGAGCTGCGCCGCTTGCTGACCGATTACGGCTTCGACGGCTATCCGCTGCGCAAGGACTTCCCGACAACGGGCTTCGTCGAGGTTCGCTACGATGACGAGCGCAAGCGCGTCGTCTACGAGCCGGTGAAGCTTGCCCAGGAGTTCCGCAACTTCGACTTCCTGTCGCCGTGGGAGGGGCCCGAATACGTGCTCCCCGGCGATGAGAAGGCCAGCGCCCCGAAGGCGGGCTGAGGTGAGGTCAGATAAATGAACGCACCCGCCAAGGTCGATCCGAGCGTCCGCAATTTCCAGATTAACTTCGGCCCGCAACATCCTGCCGCGCATGGTGTTTTGCGTCTCGTGCTGGAGCTGGACGGCGAGATCGTGGAGCGCGTCGATCCGCATATCGGGCTGTTGCATCGCGGCACCGAGAAGCTGATCGAGGCCAAGACCTATACCCAGGCCGTGCCCTATTTCGACCGGCTCGACTATGTCGCGCCGATGAATCAGGAGCATGCCTTCTGCCTCGCCATCGAGCGCCTTCTCGGCGTCGAGGTGCCCAAGCGCGGCCAGCTGATCCGCGTTCTGTATTCAGAGATCGGCCGCATCCTCTCCCACATGCTGAACG comes from the Ancylobacter pratisalsi genome and includes:
- a CDS encoding NADH-quinone oxidoreductase subunit C; the protein is MDETLKELGAHVKEALQEAVAEVSVAFGELTVVASAGDIIKVLTFLRDDPSCRFVSFIDICGVDWPSREKRFDVVYHLLSPTHNARIRVKIETDETTPVPSATSVFAGAFWFEREAYDMYGILFSGNPELRRLLTDYGFDGYPLRKDFPTTGFVEVRYDDERKRVVYEPVKLAQEFRNFDFLSPWEGPEYVLPGDEKASAPKAG
- a CDS encoding NADH-quinone oxidoreductase subunit A, which codes for MSSLLQDYLPVAIFIGVSAVIGLALLVAPFLVAYSNPDPEKMSAYECGFNAFDDARMKFDIRFYLVSILFIIFDLEVAFLFPWAITFGELGNFGFWSMIIFLGVLTVGFVYEWKKGALEWD
- a CDS encoding NuoB/complex I 20 kDa subunit family protein — encoded protein: MGLSANSPVVAPAAKGIIDPSTGRPVGANDPFFVEVNAELADKGFLVTATDDLINWARTGSLMWMTFGLACCAVEMMQTSMPRYDVERFGFAPRASPRQSDVMIVAGTLTNKMAPALRKVYDQMPEPRYVISMGSCANGGGYYHYSYSVVRGCDRIVPVDIYIPGCPPTAEALLYGVLLLQRKIRRTGTIER
- a CDS encoding AI-2E family transporter encodes the protein MKLDGAGEAVGDVSPPGSFQAAARGRQGTPPLNERNERLWLRVTQVAIIAVAVILIAAALVVARAVLVPIVAAIIMGSVIGPAIEAMSRRGLPSWLGSILIVALMVAAVYGAAVALTTPLGDWISRAPEISAILEERFAAFKPALHSLFSFVESIESMGRVAAPPMEVAIADSRMLESVLGLITPAIGEFILFVGSLLFFLAGRIQIKRRVVQAMTPRATRLTALRVFREIEERLGAYLVTATLINFGLGVATAIMAYALGLPNALMWGAIAGVLNYIPYLGPAAMTALLAVAGIVTFPSLFQGLLPAAAFLALTGIEGQFLTPMIVGRRVALNPFAVFLSMALWTWLWGPVGTFLSVPLLIAAMALMDGILTKRRPHLPG